Proteins encoded within one genomic window of Burkholderiaceae bacterium:
- a CDS encoding Fatty acid hydroxylase family (carotene hydroxylase/sterol desaturase) yields MGRIIVLATPLFFLLIALEYAWGRVKGKNPYRLNDAINSISLGMLSQFSAVFLKVLNIGIYAAVFGWVAIYPAPEFWNTWYGWLIALLLYDLCYYWLHRLGHRSAVLWAAHVVHHQSQDYNLSTALRQTSSGALLGWIFYLPMAVLGVPPPIFAAVALIDLLYQFWVHTELVPKLGWFDRWFCAPSNHRVHHAVNDRYLDKNFGGILIVWDRLFGSYQPETERCVYGTRAPLESWDPLWANVEIYWSLLKDSWRTRRFGDKLRVWFKPPGWRPDDLARSDPKRPFDVAQVRRFHPPASRLVLWLSSLQFVLLLAGAMRFLWVAESLPLADALVWLAALSAGLWAVGALLQGRIAVLELLMVDAAVLATAGAALHLPLLFQIAKPLPLAFALLFVAVSPRESRAERKSDALLLAALAASLAGDVLLMQPDAFVPGLAAFLFAHCCYLALFQRGTARLREVAAGTGREVAAVRAVWFPSRRALLGTLGVGAAVYAYLWHGLGAGLRAPVAAYVLVIALMAAQAIGRAVLLGDRAAMGVAAGALLFMASDTLLALDRFAHPLPLAPLWVLSSYYAAQLLIAHNACAAAAGG; encoded by the coding sequence ATGGGCAGAATCATCGTCCTGGCCACGCCGCTGTTCTTCCTGCTGATCGCGCTGGAATACGCGTGGGGTCGGGTGAAGGGGAAGAATCCGTACCGGCTGAACGACGCGATCAACAGCATCAGCCTGGGCATGCTGAGCCAGTTCAGCGCGGTGTTCCTGAAAGTGCTGAACATCGGCATCTACGCCGCGGTGTTCGGCTGGGTGGCGATCTACCCGGCTCCCGAGTTCTGGAACACCTGGTACGGCTGGCTGATCGCGCTGCTGCTGTACGACCTGTGCTACTACTGGCTGCACCGGCTCGGCCACCGCAGCGCGGTGCTGTGGGCCGCGCACGTGGTGCACCACCAGAGCCAGGACTACAACCTCTCGACCGCGCTGCGCCAGACCAGCAGCGGCGCGCTGCTCGGCTGGATCTTCTACCTGCCGATGGCAGTGCTCGGCGTGCCGCCGCCTATCTTCGCCGCGGTCGCGCTGATCGATCTGCTGTACCAGTTCTGGGTGCACACCGAGCTGGTGCCTAAGCTCGGCTGGTTCGACCGGTGGTTCTGCGCACCGTCGAACCACCGGGTCCACCATGCCGTGAACGATCGGTATCTGGACAAGAACTTCGGCGGCATCCTGATCGTGTGGGACCGTCTGTTCGGCAGCTACCAGCCCGAGACCGAGCGCTGCGTGTACGGCACGCGCGCGCCGCTGGAGAGCTGGGATCCGCTGTGGGCGAACGTCGAGATTTATTGGTCGCTGTTGAAGGATTCGTGGCGCACGCGGCGCTTCGGCGACAAGCTGCGTGTCTGGTTCAAGCCGCCGGGCTGGCGGCCGGATGATCTCGCGCGCAGCGATCCGAAGCGGCCGTTCGACGTGGCGCAGGTGCGGCGCTTTCACCCGCCGGCGAGCCGGCTCGTGCTGTGGCTGTCGTCGCTGCAGTTCGTGCTGCTGCTGGCCGGCGCGATGCGCTTCCTGTGGGTCGCCGAGAGCCTGCCGCTGGCCGACGCGCTGGTCTGGCTCGCCGCGCTGTCGGCCGGGCTGTGGGCGGTCGGCGCGCTGCTGCAGGGGCGCATCGCCGTGCTCGAACTGCTGATGGTCGACGCCGCGGTGCTCGCCACCGCCGGCGCCGCTCTCCATCTGCCGCTGCTGTTCCAGATCGCCAAGCCGCTGCCGCTGGCGTTCGCACTGCTGTTCGTCGCGGTGAGCCCGCGCGAGAGCCGCGCCGAGCGCAAGAGCGATGCACTGCTGCTCGCGGCGCTCGCCGCGTCTTTGGCCGGCGACGTGCTGCTGATGCAGCCGGACGCGTTCGTGCCGGGGCTCGCCGCATTCCTGTTCGCGCACTGCTGTTATCTGGCGCTGTTCCAACGCGGCACCGCAAGGCTGCGCGAGGTTGCCGCCGGCACCGGGCGCGAGGTGGCGGCGGTGCGCGCGGTCTGGTTCCCGAGCCGGCGCGCGCTGCTTGGTACGCTCGGCGTCGGCGCGGCGGTGTACGCGTACCTGTGGCACGGGCTTGGAGCCGGCCTGCGCGCGCCGGTCGCGGCTTATGTGCTGGTGATCGCGCTGATGGCCGCGCAGGCGATCGGCCGCGCCGTGCTGCTCGGCGATCGCGCCGCGATGGGGGTCGCCGCCGGCGCGCTGTTGTTCATGGCGAGCGACACGCTGCTCGCGCTCGACCGCTTCGCGCACCCTCTGCCGCTGGCGCCGCTGTGGGTGCTGTCCAGCTATTACGCTGCTCAGTTATTGATAGCGCATAACGCATGTGCTGCGGCGGCTGGTGGCTGA
- a CDS encoding Cobalt/zinc/cadmium resistance protein CzcD, with product MHTHDLRPWQHEHQFGAASVSAERSTRLVVAITAVMMVVEIGAGWWFNSMALLADGWHMSSHTLAIGLSAFAYTAARRYARDPRFAFGTWKIEVLAGFASALILLVIAALMVAGSLERLWSPAPIHYPEAVAIAGLGLVVNLVCALLLGGAHHGHDHAHQPVHDHGHEHAHGHLGHDHGPDRHHDLNLRSAYLHVLADAATSVLAVVALLGGWLYGWAWLDPAMGIVGAVLVALWAKGLLQQTGKVLLDREMDHPVTAEIRDGVETMLADSETRVADLHVWRVGRDAYACAIVVVTHSKTLSADQVRACFAMHAEIRHSTVEIQRCPD from the coding sequence ATGCATACCCACGACCTGCGCCCCTGGCAGCACGAGCACCAGTTCGGCGCCGCCAGCGTTTCCGCCGAGCGCAGCACGCGGCTCGTGGTGGCGATCACCGCGGTGATGATGGTGGTCGAGATCGGTGCCGGCTGGTGGTTCAATTCGATGGCGTTGCTGGCCGACGGCTGGCACATGAGCTCGCATACGCTCGCGATCGGGTTGAGCGCGTTCGCGTACACGGCCGCGCGGCGCTATGCGCGCGATCCGCGCTTTGCGTTCGGCACCTGGAAGATCGAGGTGCTGGCCGGCTTCGCGAGCGCGCTGATCCTGCTCGTGATCGCGGCGCTGATGGTTGCGGGTTCGCTGGAACGGCTGTGGTCGCCGGCGCCTATCCACTACCCCGAGGCGGTGGCGATCGCCGGACTCGGGCTGGTCGTGAACCTGGTCTGCGCGCTGCTGCTGGGCGGCGCGCATCACGGCCACGATCACGCGCACCAACCTGTGCACGACCACGGGCACGAGCACGCGCATGGCCACCTTGGGCACGACCATGGTCCGGATCGGCACCACGACCTGAACCTGCGCTCCGCGTACCTGCATGTGCTGGCCGACGCCGCCACCTCGGTGCTCGCAGTCGTCGCGCTGCTCGGCGGCTGGCTCTACGGCTGGGCCTGGCTCGACCCGGCGATGGGAATCGTCGGCGCGGTGCTGGTCGCGCTCTGGGCCAAGGGCTTGCTGCAGCAAACCGGCAAGGTGCTGCTCGATCGCGAGATGGACCATCCGGTGACGGCCGAGATCCGCGATGGCGTCGAAACGATGCTGGCCGATTCGGAGACGCGCGTCGCCGACCTGCATGTCTGGCGCGTCGGGCGCGACGCCTACGCCTGCGCGATCGTCGTCGTCACGCACTCGAAGACGCTGAGCGCCGACCAGGTGCGCGCCTGCTTCGCGATGCACGCGGAAATCCGCCACTCGACGGTGGAGATCCAGCGCTGCCCCGATTGA
- a CDS encoding Type I restriction-modification system, DNA-methyltransferase subunit M, whose protein sequence is MNNNKEAERAELHKTIWRIANDLRGSVAGWDFKSYVLGMLFYRFISENLTAYLNAQERKAGSVDFDYARLGDADAEFGRAETVREKGFYILPSELFANVQASARRNATNLNEILSRVFADIEGSATGSDSEDDFKGLFLDLDVNSPRLGETVIKRNERLIKLLDAIGDLPLAGGGNGFADNTIDLFGDAYEYLMQMYAANAGRSGGEYYTPQEVSELLARIAVVGKAEVNKVYDPACGSGSLLLKFAKVLGEGKVRQGFFGQEKELTTYNLCRINMFLHDVNYDKFDIAHGDTLTDPAHMDDEPFEAIVSNPPYSIKWEGDANPLLINDPRFAPAGVLAPKSKADLAFTMHILSWLAVNGTAAIVEFPGVLYRGGAEAKIRQYLVDNNYIDAVIQLPPDLFFGTTIATCVIVLKKSKRDNATLFIDASAEFVRSGNKNKLLDANQQKVLDAFTARKDVAHFARLVENGDIAANGYNIAVSSYVEQEDTREATDIKALNAEIARIVARQAALREQIDAIVTDLEGDDA, encoded by the coding sequence ATGAACAACAACAAAGAAGCCGAGCGCGCCGAGCTGCACAAGACCATCTGGCGCATCGCCAACGACCTGCGCGGCAGCGTTGCGGGTTGGGACTTCAAAAGCTACGTGCTCGGCATGCTGTTCTACCGCTTCATATCGGAGAACCTCACCGCGTACCTCAATGCGCAGGAGCGCAAGGCAGGCAGCGTGGATTTCGACTATGCGCGCTTGGGCGATGCCGACGCCGAATTCGGCCGCGCCGAGACGGTCAGGGAAAAAGGCTTCTACATCTTGCCCTCGGAACTATTCGCCAACGTGCAGGCGAGTGCTCGGCGGAATGCGACCAATCTCAACGAAATCCTCAGCCGTGTGTTCGCCGACATCGAGGGCTCGGCCACCGGCAGTGACAGCGAGGACGATTTCAAGGGCCTGTTCCTGGACCTCGATGTCAATAGCCCAAGACTCGGCGAAACCGTGATCAAGCGCAACGAAAGGCTGATCAAACTGCTCGACGCCATTGGCGATCTGCCGTTGGCCGGCGGCGGCAACGGTTTCGCCGACAACACGATCGACCTCTTCGGCGACGCCTACGAATACTTGATGCAGATGTACGCGGCCAATGCAGGCCGGTCGGGTGGCGAGTACTACACCCCGCAGGAAGTCTCGGAACTCCTGGCGCGCATCGCCGTCGTCGGCAAGGCCGAGGTCAACAAGGTGTACGACCCGGCCTGCGGCTCCGGTTCCTTGCTGCTCAAGTTCGCCAAGGTTCTCGGCGAAGGCAAGGTTCGCCAGGGTTTCTTCGGGCAGGAAAAGGAACTGACCACTTACAACCTGTGTCGCATCAACATGTTCCTGCACGATGTGAACTATGACAAGTTCGACATCGCGCACGGCGACACGCTCACCGATCCCGCCCACATGGATGACGAACCCTTCGAGGCCATCGTCTCCAATCCGCCGTACTCCATCAAATGGGAGGGCGACGCGAATCCGTTGCTCATCAACGACCCGCGCTTCGCCCCGGCCGGCGTGCTGGCGCCCAAGAGCAAGGCGGATCTGGCCTTCACCATGCACATCCTCTCGTGGCTGGCGGTGAACGGCACCGCCGCCATCGTCGAGTTCCCTGGCGTGCTCTACCGCGGCGGCGCGGAAGCCAAGATTCGCCAGTACCTCGTCGACAACAACTACATCGACGCGGTGATCCAGCTTCCGCCCGACCTGTTCTTCGGCACCACCATCGCTACCTGCGTGATCGTGCTCAAGAAATCCAAGCGCGACAACGCCACCCTGTTCATCGACGCCAGCGCCGAGTTCGTGCGCAGCGGCAACAAGAACAAACTGCTTGATGCCAACCAGCAGAAGGTGCTCGATGCCTTCACCGCGCGCAAGGACGTAGCTCACTTTGCGCGGCTGGTCGAGAACGGCGACATCGCCGCCAACGGCTACAACATCGCGGTGTCGTCCTACGTGGAGCAGGAAGACACCCGCGAGGCGACCGACATCAAGGCGCTGAACGCCGAGATTGCCCGCATCGTGGCGCGGCAGGCGGCGCTGCGCGAACAGATCGACGCGATCGTGACCGATCTGGAGGGCGACGACGCATGA
- a CDS encoding Holliday junction ATP-dependent DNA helicase RuvA, whose translation MIGRLTGTLGDKNPPELLLDCHGVGYEVNVPMSTFYNLPATGERVTLLTHLVVREDAHLLYGFGTEAERAAFRQLIKISGVGPRTALAVLSGMSVAELAQAVTTQQAGRLVKVPGIGKKTAERLLLELKGKLGADLGGGAIGAVSDARADIVQALLALGYSDKDAAAAGRALPAGVGVSEGIKLALKALAK comes from the coding sequence ATGATAGGCAGGCTCACCGGAACGCTCGGCGACAAGAACCCGCCCGAGCTGCTGCTCGACTGCCACGGCGTCGGCTACGAGGTGAACGTGCCGATGAGCACCTTCTACAACCTGCCGGCGACCGGCGAACGCGTGACGCTGCTGACGCATCTGGTGGTGCGCGAGGACGCGCATCTGCTGTACGGCTTCGGCACTGAAGCCGAGCGCGCGGCGTTCCGGCAGCTGATCAAGATCTCAGGCGTGGGGCCGCGCACCGCGCTCGCCGTCCTGAGCGGCATGAGCGTCGCCGAACTCGCGCAGGCGGTGACGACGCAGCAGGCGGGGCGCCTGGTCAAGGTGCCGGGCATCGGCAAGAAGACCGCCGAGCGGCTGCTGCTGGAATTGAAGGGCAAGCTCGGCGCGGACCTCGGCGGCGGCGCGATCGGTGCGGTCAGCGACGCGCGGGCCGACATCGTGCAGGCGCTGCTCGCGCTCGGCTACAGCGACAAGGACGCGGCCGCGGCCGGCCGCGCGCTGCCGGCGGGCGTGGGCGTGAGCGAGGGCATCAAGCTCGCGCTGAAAGCCCTGGCGAAATAG
- a CDS encoding Fatty acid hydroxylase family (carotene hydroxylase/sterol desaturase), translating to MPTVHNTAMGRIIVLATPLFFLLIALLLYDLCYYWLHRLGHRSALLWAAHVVHHQSQDYNLSTALRQTSSGALLGWIFYLPMAPAWPLSRANPCSA from the coding sequence TTGCCGACGGTCCACAATACCGCCATGGGCAGAATCATCGTCCTGGCCACGCCGCTGTTCTTCCTGCTGATCGCGCTGCTGCTGTACGACCTGTGCTACTACTGGCTGCACCGGCTCGGCCACCGCAGCGCGCTGCTGTGGGCCGCGCACGTGGTGCACCACCAGAGCCAGGACTACAACCTCTCGACCGCGCTGCGCCAGACCAGTTCGGGCGCGCTGCTCGGCTGGATCTTCTACCTGCCGATGGCGCCCGCCTGGCCGTTGTCACGCGCCAACCCCTGCTCGGCCTGA
- a CDS encoding Holliday junction ATP-dependent DNA helicase RuvB, giving the protein MTIQTDNLGSGLDGGARDGARMVSAAAGSPAEEALERALRPKLLGEYVGQAKVREQLEIFIGAAKKRGEALDHVLLFGPPGLGKTTLSHIIAHELGVNLRQTSGPVLEKPKDLAALLSNLERNDVLFIDEIHRLSPVVEEILYPALEDYQIDIMIGEGPAARSIKLELQPFTLVGATTRAGMLTNPLRDRFGIVARLEFYSPEELARIVRRSAGLLKVETDEAGGAEIARRSRGTPRIANRLLRRVRDYAEVRGTGRITQDLANRALAMLDVDPQGFDLMDRKLLEAVIHRFDGGPVGLDNVAASIGEEPGTIEDVIEPYLIQQGYLQRTPRGRIATLAAYRHLGVAPPSRRAEGQDLFGG; this is encoded by the coding sequence ATGACGATACAGACCGACAACCTCGGCAGCGGCCTCGATGGCGGCGCCCGCGATGGTGCCCGCATGGTCTCCGCCGCTGCCGGCTCGCCGGCCGAGGAAGCGCTGGAGCGCGCGCTGCGCCCGAAGCTACTGGGTGAATACGTCGGCCAGGCCAAGGTGCGCGAGCAGTTGGAGATCTTCATTGGCGCGGCAAAGAAGCGCGGCGAGGCGCTGGACCATGTGCTGCTGTTCGGCCCGCCCGGCCTCGGCAAGACCACGCTCTCGCACATCATCGCGCACGAGCTCGGCGTCAATCTGCGCCAGACCAGCGGCCCGGTGCTGGAAAAGCCGAAGGATCTCGCGGCGCTGCTCAGCAACCTCGAGCGCAACGACGTGCTGTTCATCGACGAAATTCACCGCCTGTCGCCGGTGGTCGAGGAGATCCTGTACCCGGCACTGGAGGACTACCAGATCGACATCATGATCGGCGAAGGCCCGGCCGCGCGATCAATCAAGCTCGAGTTGCAGCCGTTCACGCTGGTCGGTGCAACCACCCGCGCCGGCATGCTGACGAATCCGCTGCGCGACCGCTTCGGCATCGTCGCGCGGCTCGAGTTCTATTCGCCCGAAGAGCTGGCGCGCATCGTGCGCCGCAGCGCGGGACTGCTCAAGGTCGAGACCGACGAGGCCGGCGGCGCGGAAATCGCGCGCCGCTCGCGCGGCACGCCGCGCATCGCGAACCGGCTGCTGCGCCGGGTGCGCGACTACGCCGAGGTGCGCGGCACGGGCCGCATCACGCAGGATCTCGCGAACCGCGCGCTCGCGATGCTCGACGTCGACCCGCAGGGGTTCGACCTGATGGACCGCAAGCTGCTGGAAGCGGTGATCCACCGCTTCGACGGTGGCCCGGTGGGCTTGGACAACGTCGCGGCCAGCATCGGCGAGGAGCCGGGCACGATCGAGGACGTGATCGAGCCCTACCTGATCCAGCAGGGTTACCTGCAGCGCACGCCGCGCGGCCGCATCGCGACGCTGGCCGCGTACCGGCACCTCGGGGTCGCGCCGCCAAGCCGACGCGCCGAAGGGCAGGATTTGTTCGGGGGGTAG
- a CDS encoding Metal-dependent hydrolase YbeY, involved in rRNA and/or ribosome maturation and assembly produces the protein MPQETSVSLQFGRFADAAVHRTVLTRARVARWVRHALARPGQIAVRIVGEAEGRALNRQYRRRDYATNVLTFDYAHEPVVVADLVLCAPVVAREARAQRKTLEAHYAHLLIHGTLHAQGWEHETSEADALAMEALEILLLGALGLPNPY, from the coding sequence ATGCCTCAAGAAACCTCGGTGTCGCTGCAGTTCGGCCGCTTTGCGGACGCGGCCGTACACCGCACGGTGCTGACGCGCGCGCGAGTCGCGCGCTGGGTGCGCCATGCGCTCGCGCGTCCGGGGCAGATCGCGGTGCGCATCGTCGGCGAGGCGGAAGGCCGCGCGCTGAACCGCCAGTACCGGCGCCGCGACTACGCGACCAACGTGCTGACCTTCGACTACGCGCACGAACCGGTGGTCGTCGCCGACCTGGTGCTGTGCGCCCCGGTGGTCGCGCGCGAGGCGCGCGCGCAGCGCAAGACGCTCGAAGCCCATTACGCGCACCTGCTGATCCACGGCACGCTGCACGCGCAGGGCTGGGAGCACGAAACCAGCGAGGCCGACGCGCTGGCGATGGAGGCGCTGGAAATTCTGCTGCTCGGGGCGTTGGGGTTGCCGAACCCGTATTGA
- a CDS encoding Phosphate starvation-inducible protein PhoH, predicted ATPase, with translation MILRHSFAPPNNTRLAHLCGAMDEHLRSIEQALRVSITRRNEAFRVEGAKAQATRAIETLQALYEMAARPIPPERLQLMLAGDGLLSEDEEGALVLHTRRADLRARTPNQSVYLDNMASHDITFGIGPAGTGKTYLAVAMAVDALERSSVQRIVLTRPAVEAGERLGFLPGDLNQKIDPYLRPLYDALYDLMGFDRVQKAFERNALEIAPLAFMRGRTLNNAFVILDEAQNTTIEQMKMFLTRIGFGSRAVVTGDVSQIDLPKSQPSGLVDAERVLRRVAGIAFTRLTSADVVRHPLVARIVDAYAARRKLVRPADAIK, from the coding sequence TTGATTCTCAGACACAGCTTCGCGCCGCCGAACAACACGCGTCTCGCCCATCTGTGCGGGGCGATGGACGAGCATCTGCGCAGCATCGAGCAGGCGCTGCGGGTCAGCATCACGCGGCGCAACGAGGCGTTCCGGGTCGAGGGCGCGAAGGCGCAGGCGACGCGGGCGATCGAGACGCTGCAGGCACTGTACGAGATGGCCGCGCGTCCGATTCCGCCGGAGCGGCTGCAACTGATGCTGGCCGGCGACGGGCTGCTATCCGAAGACGAGGAGGGCGCGCTGGTGCTGCACACGCGGCGCGCCGACCTGCGCGCGCGTACGCCGAACCAGTCGGTCTATCTCGACAACATGGCCAGCCACGACATCACGTTCGGCATCGGCCCTGCCGGCACCGGCAAGACCTATCTGGCGGTCGCGATGGCGGTCGACGCGCTGGAGAGGAGCAGCGTGCAGCGCATCGTGCTGACGCGACCCGCGGTCGAGGCTGGCGAGCGGCTCGGCTTTCTGCCCGGCGATCTGAACCAGAAGATCGACCCGTACCTGCGTCCGCTGTACGACGCGCTGTACGACCTGATGGGGTTCGATCGCGTGCAGAAGGCGTTCGAGCGCAACGCGCTTGAGATCGCGCCGCTCGCGTTCATGCGCGGGCGCACGCTGAACAATGCGTTCGTGATCCTCGACGAAGCGCAGAACACGACGATCGAGCAGATGAAGATGTTCCTCACGCGCATCGGCTTCGGCAGCCGCGCGGTCGTGACCGGCGACGTGAGCCAGATCGACCTGCCGAAGAGCCAGCCTAGCGGCCTGGTCGACGCCGAGCGGGTGCTCAGGCGCGTCGCCGGCATCGCGTTTACGCGCTTGACCAGCGCCGACGTGGTGCGCCATCCGCTGGTCGCGCGCATCGTCGATGCGTACGCGGCGCGGCGCAAGTTGGTCCGGCCCGCAGATGCTATTAAATAA
- a CDS encoding putative MFS-type transporter, producing the protein MQAFGDERRAAAKSSSVLVVASAGAAALAVAMGIGRFAFTPLLPMMQADAGLTLAAAGWLAAANYLGYLIGALCAVRVPARWALRGGLLLIALTTAGMGATNAFAAWAVLRLLAGVASAWVLVHVSAWALDRLTALHRPQANGTVFAGVGLGIAGAGMLCLWLMHGQIDSARAWEWFGLVSLLLTAAVWAAFGSAGHSAASEAAPAPSRVQWNADKLLLALCYGAFGIGYIIPATFLSAMAKHYITDPAVFGWAWPAFGAAAALSTWASARWLHAADNRRLWAGAHVLMALGVALPALWQTLSAILIAALLVGGTFMVVVMAGLREARVVATGDATGYIAAITAVFAVGQVIGPLIVSAFAQLHDGFAIALLTAAAVLALAAVALWRSAK; encoded by the coding sequence ATGCAAGCCTTCGGTGACGAACGTCGCGCTGCCGCGAAATCGAGCAGCGTGCTGGTCGTCGCCAGTGCCGGAGCGGCCGCGCTCGCGGTTGCGATGGGCATAGGCCGTTTCGCGTTCACGCCGCTGCTGCCGATGATGCAGGCCGACGCCGGGCTGACGCTGGCCGCCGCCGGCTGGCTGGCGGCCGCGAACTACCTCGGTTACCTGATCGGCGCGCTGTGCGCGGTGCGCGTGCCGGCGCGCTGGGCGCTGCGCGGCGGCCTGCTGCTGATCGCGCTGACCACGGCCGGCATGGGCGCGACAAACGCGTTCGCGGCATGGGCCGTGCTGCGGCTGCTCGCCGGTGTCGCCAGCGCCTGGGTGCTGGTGCACGTGTCGGCCTGGGCGCTGGACCGGCTGACCGCGCTGCACCGGCCGCAGGCGAATGGGACGGTATTCGCCGGGGTCGGCCTCGGCATCGCCGGCGCCGGCATGCTGTGCCTGTGGCTGATGCATGGTCAGATCGATTCCGCGCGCGCCTGGGAGTGGTTCGGCCTGGTGTCGCTGCTGCTGACCGCGGCGGTCTGGGCCGCGTTCGGCAGCGCCGGGCACTCGGCGGCGAGCGAGGCCGCGCCGGCGCCTTCGCGCGTGCAGTGGAACGCGGACAAGCTGCTGCTGGCGCTGTGTTACGGCGCGTTCGGCATCGGCTACATCATCCCCGCGACGTTTCTGTCGGCGATGGCGAAGCACTACATCACCGATCCGGCGGTGTTCGGCTGGGCCTGGCCCGCATTCGGCGCGGCGGCGGCGCTGTCGACCTGGGCCAGCGCGCGCTGGCTGCATGCGGCGGACAACCGCAGGTTGTGGGCCGGTGCGCATGTGCTGATGGCGCTCGGCGTGGCGTTGCCGGCGCTGTGGCAGACCTTGAGTGCGATCCTGATCGCGGCGCTGCTGGTCGGCGGCACCTTCATGGTCGTCGTCATGGCCGGTCTGCGTGAGGCGCGCGTCGTCGCCACGGGCGACGCGACCGGCTACATCGCCGCGATCACCGCGGTGTTCGCGGTGGGGCAGGTGATCGGCCCGCTCATTGTCAGTGCGTTCGCGCAGCTGCACGACGGCTTCGCGATCGCGCTGCTCACCGCCGCTGCCGTGCTGGCGCTCGCCGCCGTGGCGCTGTGGCGTTCGGCAAAGTGA
- a CDS encoding ATP-binding protein, which translates to MIPRRLLPELTAALAESPAVALLGPRQVGKTTLAHEIAETRPAVYLDLESEADRAKLAEPELYLPQHEDKLVILDEVQRMPQLFQSLRGLIDAGRRKGRGKGRFLVLGSAAIDLLRQSSESLAGRIRYLELAPLDAGEVGSKRLEALWLRGGFPESLLAASDAASLRWRTDFIRTYLERDIPQLGPRIPAETLRRLWTMLAHQQGGLLNAAALARSLAVDGKTVASYLDLLVDLLLVRRLGPWHGNVKKRLVKSPKVYVRDSGLVHALFGLADREALLSHPVAGASWEGLAIESLIAAAPSGAEPYFFRTATGAEIDLLLKLPGRRSPWAVEIKRGLAPKLEPGFHAASDTVRPERRLLVYGGTERFPLAEGIEAVPLIDLCEELAAA; encoded by the coding sequence ATGATCCCACGCCGTCTTCTGCCTGAGCTCACGGCCGCCCTCGCCGAAAGTCCGGCCGTGGCGCTGCTCGGGCCGCGCCAGGTGGGCAAGACCACGCTCGCGCACGAGATCGCCGAGACGCGGCCCGCGGTCTATCTCGACCTCGAATCCGAGGCCGACCGGGCGAAGCTCGCCGAACCCGAGCTCTATCTGCCGCAGCACGAGGACAAGCTCGTCATCCTCGACGAGGTGCAGCGCATGCCACAGCTGTTCCAGAGTCTGCGCGGGCTGATCGATGCCGGTCGGCGCAAGGGGCGCGGCAAGGGGCGCTTTCTCGTGCTCGGTTCGGCGGCAATCGATCTGCTCAGGCAGTCGAGCGAATCGCTGGCCGGACGCATCCGCTACCTGGAGCTTGCGCCGCTCGATGCCGGTGAGGTGGGCAGCAAGCGCCTCGAAGCGCTGTGGCTGCGCGGCGGATTCCCCGAGAGCCTGCTGGCCGCGTCGGATGCCGCCAGCCTGCGCTGGCGCACGGATTTCATCCGCACCTACCTCGAGCGCGACATCCCGCAGCTCGGGCCGCGCATTCCGGCCGAAACCTTGCGCCGGCTGTGGACCATGCTGGCGCACCAGCAGGGCGGCTTGCTCAATGCCGCGGCGCTGGCGCGTTCGCTCGCGGTGGACGGCAAGACGGTCGCGTCCTACCTCGACCTGCTGGTCGATCTGTTGCTGGTGCGCCGCCTCGGCCCCTGGCACGGCAACGTGAAGAAGCGCCTGGTCAAGTCGCCGAAGGTGTACGTGCGCGACAGCGGCCTGGTGCATGCGCTGTTCGGGCTGGCCGACCGTGAGGCGCTGCTCTCGCACCCGGTGGCCGGCGCAAGCTGGGAGGGTCTGGCGATCGAATCGCTGATTGCCGCCGCGCCGTCCGGCGCCGAGCCGTATTTCTTCCGCACCGCGACCGGCGCCGAAATCGACCTGCTGCTCAAGCTCCCGGGCCGCCGCAGCCCCTGGGCCGTCGAGATCAAGCGCGGACTGGCCCCCAAACTCGAGCCGGGATTTCATGCGGCATCTGACACGGTGCGCCCGGAGCGCCGGCTGCTGGTGTACGGCGGCACCGAACGCTTCCCGCTGGCCGAGGGGATCGAGGCGGTTCCGCTGATCGACCTGTGCGAGGAGCTTGCCGCGGCATGA